The DNA region TACAGTGCCTTTAACGGTTTTTACATCGGCAATCAATTCTCGCCACAGCTCATTTATCTCAAGGCTCGGTTCTAAATTCGGCAAAATGGTTTCGATGTACCCAATTAACCTCTGCAATTCCTTGCGGCGATCGCCCAATCGCCCTTTTTTGTATTTAATAATTCTGTCCAGCCCAAAAAGCTGCACCATTGCTGGATGGGGAAACACTTCAATTTGATAGCGTCCCAGTTTCTTTGCCATTATCTCCGGTGCATGGATAAAATCCTGTGCCTCTAGATCAAAGCCCAGTTTAGTTGTGCGTGGTGCAAAAGGACGATTCAAATTCGCAGGATAACAGCCCGCATGATATTTCCCAAAATACTTGTGGGTAAGACGATCCGGCAATCTTGTTCCTGTTTCATTAGGAATAATTGTTGGCGCATCAACTGCAATTAAACCTACCTCTGGATTCGGCAAAACTTGATCTACCCATGACACAATCTCATCCGGGTCAAGAATGAGATCAAAGGCGGCGATCGCCAAACTTTTATTTGGTTGTGACAAATCTAAAAGGCATAGACCACTTGCACCAGAAGTCCAGCCAAAATCAATACCAGCAAACTTCACGTTGCCTTAGCCATATCCATATTGCTGGGGAAGATTGTACCGTCTAGGATCGCGTTCCGGAAGTTAACCTGATCCATCGTCGCATCCATCAACATCGTGCGCGTTAGATTGGCTCCAGTAAAGTTAGACCAATAAAGCTTGGCCCGAAATAACTTTGCTTCAGTTAAGTCAGCCCCTCGCATAGTTGTCCATGCTAATTGCGCTTCCCGGAGGTTTGTCCCCCGCAATTTCACATTCGTTAAGTTGGCACTATTCAGTTTACTCTTACTTAAATCCGCATCATCCGCTGTCGAACCTGTTGCATTAATGCCGTGTAACGTCGCATTTGCTAAATTTGCACCTCGGAGATTAGCCCCAATCAAAATGGCACTCGTCAGATTGGCTCCCTGGAGATTGGCTCCTTCAAGATTTGCTTGGGTGAGATTTGCCCGCCCAATAAAGGCATCAACGAGGGTTGCCTTACTCAGATTAGCTTCCCGCATAATTGCTTCATTGAGGATGCAATAGGATAAATCCGCAGAAGTCAGCTTGGCACGGGTTAAATTTGCGGCCCGCATGCCGCTATACGCCATTTTGGCAGCGGTCAGATTTGCTTCGGTTAGATTACTGGAAATAAGGTTTGCTTGGCTCAGATTGCCCTGCAAACTCGCGTAGCTTAGATCTGCCTCACGGAGATTCGCTTGGTCGAGGGTCGCACCAGTAAAAATGACACGGGATAGGCTGCTTTCACGGAGATTAATCCCATTCAAGCGAGCACCGCCTAAAAATGCTCCCTCAAGATCGACTTCACGAAAATCGCGCTCTCCCGCTGCATA from [Leptolyngbya] sp. PCC 7376 includes:
- a CDS encoding DUF429 domain-containing protein, with the translated sequence MKFAGIDFGWTSGASGLCLLDLSQPNKSLAIAAFDLILDPDEIVSWVDQVLPNPEVGLIAVDAPTIIPNETGTRLPDRLTHKYFGKYHAGCYPANLNRPFAPRTTKLGFDLEAQDFIHAPEIMAKKLGRYQIEVFPHPAMVQLFGLDRIIKYKKGRLGDRRKELQRLIGYIETILPNLEPSLEINELWRELIADVKTVKGTVLKEIEDRIDALVCAYVGAYWWYWGSEKNQTLGDRHSGYIIVPAPVTINDQQ
- a CDS encoding pentapeptide repeat-containing protein, which gives rise to MDAGELLERYAAGERDFREVDLEGAFLGGARLNGINLRESSLSRVIFTGATLDQANLREADLSYASLQGNLSQANLISSNLTEANLTAAKMAYSGMRAANLTRAKLTSADLSYCILNEAIMREANLSKATLVDAFIGRANLTQANLEGANLQGANLTSAILIGANLRGANLANATLHGINATGSTADDADLSKSKLNSANLTNVKLRGTNLREAQLAWTTMRGADLTEAKLFRAKLYWSNFTGANLTRTMLMDATMDQVNFRNAILDGTIFPSNMDMAKAT